From Triticum urartu cultivar G1812 chromosome 2, Tu2.1, whole genome shotgun sequence, a single genomic window includes:
- the LOC125535566 gene encoding importin subunit alpha-1a-like isoform X1, whose translation MPRVPRRPSDEARRGAYKPPGVDAARSRRRREDRLLALRRRNRDAGLFKRRREEPTLAPAPVVPPSDAAADATAPPPSSEPSSPAPSPPPAEALRAAADAELEGLSEMVDKVWSDDTATQLEATVQFRKLLSDGKNSTMIKIIRADVLPRFAEFLSRQRPPQLQMEAAWVLTNIAASDYTLLVAECGAVPRLVELLESPDANIRHQATWALGNIAADMPSCREIVLDHGAVTPLLAQFKEDMKVSVLRTATWALSNLCFGKLPAEVQVKPILEIISLLIHSADEKILADACWALYYICDGVEGGIQDALDAGVCPQLVKLLMHASANILLPVITSLARISAGDDTQVQVIVEQGILPCLAQLLARNYPKIIKKQACLIVSNITAGSKDQIQAVIDADVMNHVIVLLKTSETDLKKEAAWAISNAASGGSSDQIQYLVSRGCLEPLCNVLKYQDVDLVYTCLEGLQNILVEGEIGKQGNESVTNPYAQFILENGGLDNLEELQDFDNDVVYKLAMKLLERYWDEEVSDDVNLPASKDGSAEKVETVPEDAAQPPVPAPSADGTE comes from the exons ATGCCGCGCGTCCCACGGCGGCCGTCCGACGAGGCGCGCCGCGGCGCGTACAAGCCGCCGGGCGTGGACGCCGCCCGCTCGCGCCGGCGCCGCGAGGACCGCCTCCTCGCCCTCCGTCGCCGCAACCGCGACGCCGGCCTCTTCAAGCGCCGCCGCGAGGAGCCCACCCTTGCCCCCGCCCCCGTCGTGCCTCCCTCCGATGCGGCCGCAGACGCCACCGCGCCACCTCCTTCCTCCGAGCCGTCTTCGCCTGCGCCCTCTCCGCCCCCCGCAGAAGCTCTGCGGGCCGCCGCCGACGCTGAG CTTGAAGGCCTATCAGAAATGGTCGATAAAGTCTGGTCAGATGACACAGCTACTCAGCTGGAAGCCACAGTCCAGTTCAGGAAACTTCTCTCGGACG GGAAGAACTCAACCATGATAAAAATCATTAGAGCGGATGTCCTGCCAAGGTTTGCTGAGTTCCTTTCAAGACAAAGACCTCCTCAGCTCCAA ATGGAAGCAGCATGGGTGCTTACCAACATAGCTGCGTCTGATTATACACTGCTAGTTGCAGAGTGTGGTGCTGTTCCAAGGCTGGTAGAGCTCTTAGAATCCCCAGATGCTAATATCAGACACCAG GCTACATGGGCCCTTGGAAATATAGCTGCAGACATGCCTAGCTGCAGAGAGATTGTTCTTGATCATGGCGCTGTTACACCATTACTTGCTCAATTTAAAGAAGACATGAAAGTTTCAGTTCTTAGGACTGCCACATGGGCACTGTCAAACCTTTGTTTTGGGAAATTACCGGCTGAAGTACAA GTGAAACCAATACTGGAAATAATTAGCCTTCTTATCCATTCCGCTGATGAGAAGATCTTGGCAGATGCATGCTGGGCTCTTTATTATATATGCGATGGTGTGGAAGGTGGCATCCAAGATGCATTAGATGCAGGTGTATGCCCTCAACTTGTAAAACTTCTGAT GCATGCGTCAGCTAATATTCTTCTCCCTGTCATTACGTCACTCGCAAGAATTTCTGCTGGAGATGATACTCAAGTGCAG GTCATAGTAGAACAGGGCATTCTTCCTTGCTTAGCCCAGTTATTAGCGCGAAATTATCCAAAGATCATCAAGAAACAAGCTTGTCTAATTGTTTCTAATATTACCGCCGGCAGCAAGGATCAGATTCAG GCAGTCATTGATGCTGATGTTATGAACCATGTCATTGTCCTACTAAAGACCTCAGAAACTGATCTAAAGAAGGAAGCTGCTTGGGCTATATCAAATGCTGCCTCTGGTGGTTCAAGCGATCAAATCCA ATATTTGGTGAGCCGGGGATGTTTGGAGCCACTCTGCAATGTCCTCAAGTACCAAGATGTTGATCTTGTGTACACGTGTCTGGAAGGTCTCCAAAATATACTCGTGGAGGGTGAGATTGGGAAGCAGGGCAATGAATCTGTGACGAACCCATACGCGCAGTTTATTCTGGAGAATGGTGGCCTGGACAATTTAGAAGAGCTACAGGATTTTGACAATGATGTGGTTTACAAATTAGCCATGAAGCTGCTCGAGAGGTATTGGGATGAGGAAGTAAGCGACGACGTAAATTTGCCGGCTTCCAAAGATGGCTCTGCAGAGAAAGTGGAGACGGTGCCAGAAGATGCCGCACAGCCACCGGTACCAGCGCCCAGCGCAGATGGGACCGAGTGA
- the LOC125540945 gene encoding uncharacterized protein LOC125540945 translates to MAFSKPPALLLLVALSATAMLAAGQGCGGHKVTVQNLCGQDLKLSLEEVAHSAALFPDGWVLPDGKHGSFDVCAWTGGVLAPGAAVAKVHLGHDGGAYYEVSTQQSGPIRVSVTPHGSPLRGHCPTAGCKGGDHCFEHSVPDGDCHGVIEMKIVYYKQ, encoded by the coding sequence ATGGCGTTCTCCAAGCCCCCCGCTCTCCTGCTGCTCGTTGCTCTGTCCGCGACCGCCATGCTCGCCGCCGGCCAAGGCTGCGGCGGCCACAAGGTGACGGTGCAGAACCTATGCGGCCAGGACCTGAAGCTGAGCCTCGAGGAAGTCGCGCACAGCGCGGCCCTCTTCCCCGACGGGTGGGTGCTCCCAGACGGGAAGCACGGGTCGTTCGACGTGTGCGCGTGGACGGGGGGCGTGCTTGCGCCCGGCGCTGCCGTGGCCAAGGTCCACCTGGGCCACGACGGCGGCGCGTACTACGAGGTGAGCACCCAGCAGTCGGGCCCCATCCGCGTCTCCGTCACCCCGCACGGCAGCCCGCTGCGGGGGCACTGCCCCACCGCCGGGTGCAAGGGCGGCGACCACTGCTTCGAGCACTCCGTCCCCGATGGCGACTGCCACGGCGTCATCGAGATGAAGATCGTCTACTACAAACAATAG
- the LOC125535566 gene encoding importin subunit alpha-4-like isoform X2, which translates to MVDKVWSDDTATQLEATVQFRKLLSDGKNSTMIKIIRADVLPRFAEFLSRQRPPQLQMEAAWVLTNIAASDYTLLVAECGAVPRLVELLESPDANIRHQATWALGNIAADMPSCREIVLDHGAVTPLLAQFKEDMKVSVLRTATWALSNLCFGKLPAEVQVKPILEIISLLIHSADEKILADACWALYYICDGVEGGIQDALDAGVCPQLVKLLMHASANILLPVITSLARISAGDDTQVQVIVEQGILPCLAQLLARNYPKIIKKQACLIVSNITAGSKDQIQAVIDADVMNHVIVLLKTSETDLKKEAAWAISNAASGGSSDQIQYLVSRGCLEPLCNVLKYQDVDLVYTCLEGLQNILVEGEIGKQGNESVTNPYAQFILENGGLDNLEELQDFDNDVVYKLAMKLLERYWDEEVSDDVNLPASKDGSAEKVETVPEDAAQPPVPAPSADGTE; encoded by the exons ATGGTCGATAAAGTCTGGTCAGATGACACAGCTACTCAGCTGGAAGCCACAGTCCAGTTCAGGAAACTTCTCTCGGACG GGAAGAACTCAACCATGATAAAAATCATTAGAGCGGATGTCCTGCCAAGGTTTGCTGAGTTCCTTTCAAGACAAAGACCTCCTCAGCTCCAA ATGGAAGCAGCATGGGTGCTTACCAACATAGCTGCGTCTGATTATACACTGCTAGTTGCAGAGTGTGGTGCTGTTCCAAGGCTGGTAGAGCTCTTAGAATCCCCAGATGCTAATATCAGACACCAG GCTACATGGGCCCTTGGAAATATAGCTGCAGACATGCCTAGCTGCAGAGAGATTGTTCTTGATCATGGCGCTGTTACACCATTACTTGCTCAATTTAAAGAAGACATGAAAGTTTCAGTTCTTAGGACTGCCACATGGGCACTGTCAAACCTTTGTTTTGGGAAATTACCGGCTGAAGTACAA GTGAAACCAATACTGGAAATAATTAGCCTTCTTATCCATTCCGCTGATGAGAAGATCTTGGCAGATGCATGCTGGGCTCTTTATTATATATGCGATGGTGTGGAAGGTGGCATCCAAGATGCATTAGATGCAGGTGTATGCCCTCAACTTGTAAAACTTCTGAT GCATGCGTCAGCTAATATTCTTCTCCCTGTCATTACGTCACTCGCAAGAATTTCTGCTGGAGATGATACTCAAGTGCAG GTCATAGTAGAACAGGGCATTCTTCCTTGCTTAGCCCAGTTATTAGCGCGAAATTATCCAAAGATCATCAAGAAACAAGCTTGTCTAATTGTTTCTAATATTACCGCCGGCAGCAAGGATCAGATTCAG GCAGTCATTGATGCTGATGTTATGAACCATGTCATTGTCCTACTAAAGACCTCAGAAACTGATCTAAAGAAGGAAGCTGCTTGGGCTATATCAAATGCTGCCTCTGGTGGTTCAAGCGATCAAATCCA ATATTTGGTGAGCCGGGGATGTTTGGAGCCACTCTGCAATGTCCTCAAGTACCAAGATGTTGATCTTGTGTACACGTGTCTGGAAGGTCTCCAAAATATACTCGTGGAGGGTGAGATTGGGAAGCAGGGCAATGAATCTGTGACGAACCCATACGCGCAGTTTATTCTGGAGAATGGTGGCCTGGACAATTTAGAAGAGCTACAGGATTTTGACAATGATGTGGTTTACAAATTAGCCATGAAGCTGCTCGAGAGGTATTGGGATGAGGAAGTAAGCGACGACGTAAATTTGCCGGCTTCCAAAGATGGCTCTGCAGAGAAAGTGGAGACGGTGCCAGAAGATGCCGCACAGCCACCGGTACCAGCGCCCAGCGCAGATGGGACCGAGTGA